In Macaca fascicularis isolate 582-1 chromosome X, T2T-MFA8v1.1, one DNA window encodes the following:
- the MAGED1 gene encoding melanoma-associated antigen D1 isoform X2, translating into MAQKMDCGAGLLGFQAEASVEDSALLMQTLMEAIQISEAPPTNQATAAASPQSSQPPTANEMADIQVSAAAARPKSAFKVQNATTKGPNGVYDFSQAHNAKDVPNTQPKAALKSQNATPKGPNAAYDFSQAATTGELAANKSEMAFKAQNATTKVGPNATYNFSQSLNANDLANSRPKTPFKAWNDTTKSPTADTQTQNVNQAKMATSQADIETDPGISESDGATAQTSADGSQAQNLESRTIIRGKRTRKINNLNVEENSSGDQRRAPLAAGTWRSAPVPVTTQNPPGAPPNVLWQTPLAWQNPSGWQNQTARQTPPARQSPPARQTPPAWQNPVAWQNPVIWPNPVIWQNPVIWPNPIVWPGPVVWPNPLAWQNPPGWQTPPGWQTPPGWQGPPDWQGPPDWPLPPDWPLPPDWPLPTDWPLPPDWIPADWPIPPDWQNLRPSPNLRPSPNSRASQNPGAAQPRDVALLQERANKLVKYLMLKDYTKVPIKRSEMLRDIIREYTDVYPEIIERACFVLEKKFGIQLKEIDKEEHLYILISTPESLAGILGTTKDTPKLGLLLVILGVIFMNGNRASEAVLWEALRKMGLRPGVRHPLLGDLRKLLTYEFVKQKYLDYRRVPNSNPPEYEFLWGLRSYHETSKMKVLRFIAEVQKRDPRDWTAQFMEAADEALDALDAAAAEAEARAEARTRMGIGDEAVSGPWSWDDIEFELLTWDEEGDFGDPWSRIPFTFWARYHQNARSRFPQTFAGPIIGPGGTAGANFAANFGAIGFFWVE; encoded by the exons ATGGCTCAGAAAATGGACTGTGGTGCGGGCCTCCTCGGCTTCCAG GCTGAGGCCTCTGTAGAAGACAGCGCCTTGCTTATGCAGACCTTGATGGAGGCCATCCAGATCTCAGAGGCTCCACCTACTAACCAGGCCACTGCAGCTGCTAGTCCCCAGAGTTCACAGCCCCCAACTGCCAATGAGATGGCTGACATTCAGGTTTCAGCAGCTGCCGCTAGGCCTAAGTCAGCCTTTAAAGTCCAGAATGCCACCACAAAAGGCCCAAATGGTGTCTATGATTTCTCTCAGGCTCATAATGCCAAGGACGTGCCCAACACGCAGCCCAAGGCAGCCCTTAAGTCCCAAAATGCCACCCCAAAGGGTCCAAATGCTGCCTATGATTTTTCCCAGGCAGCAACCACTGGTGAGTTAGCTGCTAACAAGTCTGAGATGGCCTTTAAGGCCCAGAATGCCACTACTAAAGTGGGCCCAAATGCCACCTACAATTTCTCTCAGTCTCTCAATGCCAATGACCTGGCCAACAGCAGGCCTAAGACCCCCTTCAAGGCTTGGAATGATACCACTAAGTCCCCAACAGCTGATACCCAGACCCAGAATGTAAATCAGGCCAAAATGGCCACTTCCCAGGCTGACATAGAGACCGACCCAGGTATCTCTGAATCTGACGGTGCAACTGCACAGACATCAGCAGATGGTTCCCAGGCTCAGAATCTGGAGTCCCGGACAATAATTCGGGGCAAGAGGACCCGCAAG ATTAATAACTTGAATGTTGAAGAGAACAGCAGTGGGGATCAGAGGCGGGCCCCACTGGCTGCAGGGACCTGGAGGTCTGCACCAGTTCCAGTGACCACTCAGAACCCACCTGGCGCACCCCCCAACGTGCTCTGGCAGACGCCATTGGCTTGGCAGAACCCCTCAGGCTGGCAAAACCAGACAGCCAGGCAGACCCCACCAGCACGTCAGAGCCCTCCAGCTAGGCAGACCCCACCAGCCTGGCAGAACCCAGTTGCTTGGCAGAACCCAGTGATCTGGCCAAACCCAGTAATCTGGCAGAACCCAGTGATCTGGCCAAACCCCATTGTCTGGCCTGGCCCTGTTGTCTGGCCGAATCCACTGGCCTGGCAGAATCCACCTGGATGGCAGACCCCACCTGGATGGCAGACCCCACCAGGCTGGCAGGGTCCTCCAGACTGGCAAGGTCCTCCTGACTGGCCGCTACCACCCGACTGGCCACTGCCACCCGATTGGCCACTTCCCACTGACTGGCCACTACCACCTGACTGGATCCCCGCTGATTGGCCAATTCCACCTGATTGGCAGAACCTGCGCCCCTCGCCTAACCTGCGCCCTTCCCCCAATTCGCGTGCCTCACAGAACCCGGGTGCTGCACAGCCCCGAGATGTGGCCCTTCTTCAGGAAAGA GCAAATAAGTTGGTCAAGTATTTGATGCTTAAGGACTACACAAAGGTGCCCATCAAGCGCTCAG AAATGCTGAGAGATATCATCCGTGAATACACTGATGTTTATCCAGAAATCATTGAACGTGCATGCTTTGTCCTAGAGAAG AAATTTGGGATTCAGCTGAAAGAAATTGACAAAGAAGAACACCTGTATATTCTCATCAGTACCCCCGAGTCCCTGGCTGGCATACTGGGAAC GACCAAAGACACACCCAAGCTCGGTCTCCTCTTGGTGATTCTGGGTGTCATCTTCATGAATGGCAACCGTGCCAGTGAGG CTGTCCTCTGGGAGGCACTACGCAAGATGGGACTGCGTCCTGG GGTGAGACATCCCCTCCTTGGAGATCTAAGGAAACTTCTCACCTACGAGTTTGTAAAGCAAAA ATACCTGGACTACAGACGAGTGCCCAACAGCAACCCCCCAGAGTATGAGTTCCTCTGGGGCCTCCGTTCCTACCATGAGACTAGCAAgatgaaagtgctgagattcatTGCAGAG GTTCAGAAAAGAGACCCTCGTGACTGGACTGCACAGTTCATGGAGGCTGCAGATGAGGCCTTGGATGCTCTGGATGCTGCTGCAGCTGAGGCCGAAGCCCGGGCTGAAGCAAGAACCCGCATGGGAATTGGAGATGAGGCTGTGTCTGGGCCCTGGAGCTGGGATGATATTGAGTTTGAGCTGCTGACCTGGGATGAGGAAGGAGATTTTGGAGATCCCTGGTCCAGAATTCCATTTACCTTCTGGGCCAGATACCACCAGAACGCCCGCTCCAGATTTCCTCAGACCTTTGCTGGTCCCATTATTGGTCCTGGTGGTACAGCCGGTGCCAACTTTGCTGCCAACTTTGGTGCCATTGGTTTCTTCTGGGTTGAGTGA
- the MAGED1 gene encoding melanoma-associated antigen D1 isoform X1, protein MAQKMDCGAGLLGFQSPDACRAVCHPLPQPPASTLPLSAFPTLCDPPYSQLRDPPPVLSCYCTPLRASLAPVPAHSLHTSPPLILPLPYSIPATCLVPAPPPIAPCGSHRSLPQPPCFCTHHPPAAPLLRCHPGSLFPPHLLPQRPRDLIFPLLCLQAEASVEDSALLMQTLMEAIQISEAPPTNQATAAASPQSSQPPTANEMADIQVSAAAARPKSAFKVQNATTKGPNGVYDFSQAHNAKDVPNTQPKAALKSQNATPKGPNAAYDFSQAATTGELAANKSEMAFKAQNATTKVGPNATYNFSQSLNANDLANSRPKTPFKAWNDTTKSPTADTQTQNVNQAKMATSQADIETDPGISESDGATAQTSADGSQAQNLESRTIIRGKRTRKINNLNVEENSSGDQRRAPLAAGTWRSAPVPVTTQNPPGAPPNVLWQTPLAWQNPSGWQNQTARQTPPARQSPPARQTPPAWQNPVAWQNPVIWPNPVIWQNPVIWPNPIVWPGPVVWPNPLAWQNPPGWQTPPGWQTPPGWQGPPDWQGPPDWPLPPDWPLPPDWPLPTDWPLPPDWIPADWPIPPDWQNLRPSPNLRPSPNSRASQNPGAAQPRDVALLQERANKLVKYLMLKDYTKVPIKRSEMLRDIIREYTDVYPEIIERACFVLEKKFGIQLKEIDKEEHLYILISTPESLAGILGTTKDTPKLGLLLVILGVIFMNGNRASEAVLWEALRKMGLRPGVRHPLLGDLRKLLTYEFVKQKYLDYRRVPNSNPPEYEFLWGLRSYHETSKMKVLRFIAEVQKRDPRDWTAQFMEAADEALDALDAAAAEAEARAEARTRMGIGDEAVSGPWSWDDIEFELLTWDEEGDFGDPWSRIPFTFWARYHQNARSRFPQTFAGPIIGPGGTAGANFAANFGAIGFFWVE, encoded by the exons ATGGCTCAGAAAATGGACTGTGGTGCGGGCCTCCTCGGCTTCCAG agtcctGACGCTTGTAGAGCAGTCTgtcaccccctcccccagcctcctgcctccaccctccctctctctgcaTTCCCCACTCTGTGCGACCCCCCTTATTCTCAACTCCGCGATCCGCCTCCCGTCCTGAGCTGCTACTGCACGCCTCTCAGAGCGTCCCTGGCTCCTGTTCCTGCCCACTCTCTGCACACCTCCCCACCCctcattttgcccctgccctactCCATCCCTGCCACATGTTTAGTACCCGCCCCGCCCCCTATCGCCCCTTGCGGGTCCCATAgatctctgcctcagcccccctgtTTTTGCACCCACCACCCGCCTGCAGCTCCCCTGTTGCGCTGCCACCCGGGCTCCCTATTCCCACCCCACCTCCTGCCTCAGAGGCCCAGAGATTTAATTTTTCCCCTCCTGTGTTTGCAGGCTGAGGCCTCTGTAGAAGACAGCGCCTTGCTTATGCAGACCTTGATGGAGGCCATCCAGATCTCAGAGGCTCCACCTACTAACCAGGCCACTGCAGCTGCTAGTCCCCAGAGTTCACAGCCCCCAACTGCCAATGAGATGGCTGACATTCAGGTTTCAGCAGCTGCCGCTAGGCCTAAGTCAGCCTTTAAAGTCCAGAATGCCACCACAAAAGGCCCAAATGGTGTCTATGATTTCTCTCAGGCTCATAATGCCAAGGACGTGCCCAACACGCAGCCCAAGGCAGCCCTTAAGTCCCAAAATGCCACCCCAAAGGGTCCAAATGCTGCCTATGATTTTTCCCAGGCAGCAACCACTGGTGAGTTAGCTGCTAACAAGTCTGAGATGGCCTTTAAGGCCCAGAATGCCACTACTAAAGTGGGCCCAAATGCCACCTACAATTTCTCTCAGTCTCTCAATGCCAATGACCTGGCCAACAGCAGGCCTAAGACCCCCTTCAAGGCTTGGAATGATACCACTAAGTCCCCAACAGCTGATACCCAGACCCAGAATGTAAATCAGGCCAAAATGGCCACTTCCCAGGCTGACATAGAGACCGACCCAGGTATCTCTGAATCTGACGGTGCAACTGCACAGACATCAGCAGATGGTTCCCAGGCTCAGAATCTGGAGTCCCGGACAATAATTCGGGGCAAGAGGACCCGCAAG ATTAATAACTTGAATGTTGAAGAGAACAGCAGTGGGGATCAGAGGCGGGCCCCACTGGCTGCAGGGACCTGGAGGTCTGCACCAGTTCCAGTGACCACTCAGAACCCACCTGGCGCACCCCCCAACGTGCTCTGGCAGACGCCATTGGCTTGGCAGAACCCCTCAGGCTGGCAAAACCAGACAGCCAGGCAGACCCCACCAGCACGTCAGAGCCCTCCAGCTAGGCAGACCCCACCAGCCTGGCAGAACCCAGTTGCTTGGCAGAACCCAGTGATCTGGCCAAACCCAGTAATCTGGCAGAACCCAGTGATCTGGCCAAACCCCATTGTCTGGCCTGGCCCTGTTGTCTGGCCGAATCCACTGGCCTGGCAGAATCCACCTGGATGGCAGACCCCACCTGGATGGCAGACCCCACCAGGCTGGCAGGGTCCTCCAGACTGGCAAGGTCCTCCTGACTGGCCGCTACCACCCGACTGGCCACTGCCACCCGATTGGCCACTTCCCACTGACTGGCCACTACCACCTGACTGGATCCCCGCTGATTGGCCAATTCCACCTGATTGGCAGAACCTGCGCCCCTCGCCTAACCTGCGCCCTTCCCCCAATTCGCGTGCCTCACAGAACCCGGGTGCTGCACAGCCCCGAGATGTGGCCCTTCTTCAGGAAAGA GCAAATAAGTTGGTCAAGTATTTGATGCTTAAGGACTACACAAAGGTGCCCATCAAGCGCTCAG AAATGCTGAGAGATATCATCCGTGAATACACTGATGTTTATCCAGAAATCATTGAACGTGCATGCTTTGTCCTAGAGAAG AAATTTGGGATTCAGCTGAAAGAAATTGACAAAGAAGAACACCTGTATATTCTCATCAGTACCCCCGAGTCCCTGGCTGGCATACTGGGAAC GACCAAAGACACACCCAAGCTCGGTCTCCTCTTGGTGATTCTGGGTGTCATCTTCATGAATGGCAACCGTGCCAGTGAGG CTGTCCTCTGGGAGGCACTACGCAAGATGGGACTGCGTCCTGG GGTGAGACATCCCCTCCTTGGAGATCTAAGGAAACTTCTCACCTACGAGTTTGTAAAGCAAAA ATACCTGGACTACAGACGAGTGCCCAACAGCAACCCCCCAGAGTATGAGTTCCTCTGGGGCCTCCGTTCCTACCATGAGACTAGCAAgatgaaagtgctgagattcatTGCAGAG GTTCAGAAAAGAGACCCTCGTGACTGGACTGCACAGTTCATGGAGGCTGCAGATGAGGCCTTGGATGCTCTGGATGCTGCTGCAGCTGAGGCCGAAGCCCGGGCTGAAGCAAGAACCCGCATGGGAATTGGAGATGAGGCTGTGTCTGGGCCCTGGAGCTGGGATGATATTGAGTTTGAGCTGCTGACCTGGGATGAGGAAGGAGATTTTGGAGATCCCTGGTCCAGAATTCCATTTACCTTCTGGGCCAGATACCACCAGAACGCCCGCTCCAGATTTCCTCAGACCTTTGCTGGTCCCATTATTGGTCCTGGTGGTACAGCCGGTGCCAACTTTGCTGCCAACTTTGGTGCCATTGGTTTCTTCTGGGTTGAGTGA